The genomic DNA TGCGATTCACCAAACACCAAGTACCTGCGGGTGCGGCCACCTCTAACCCTACTATCCGTCTGTTTCAGTGTGTTGATCATGGTGCCGTCCGGCAGAGCCCAGCGGATCTCAGGGTTGGGGAGGCCAGACGCTATACAGTCCACCTTCAGGTCTCCTCCATACATCACcttcaaattcaaaaatatttattgTCTATCCAATCGTACATCAGACAGAAAACCGACCGAAATATTTGCATGACACTCAGATGCAAAACATTAAAATATCACATTAAAAACACCAAGYTTCTGCCCCAAGTGGCACCCTaacccctatatagtgcactatttttcactaaggcccatagggctctggtcaaaagtagtgcactatacagggaatagggtgccattttgggatgtaCCCCATTATGTACATAGAAACCTAAGACAAAAGACAGACCTTCTGACTCGCCAGCAGCTGCTTCTGCTCAATCTTGGCCGGCTTGGTCAGCACGTTAACCCTCAGAAGCATGTAGTCGTCCCCCATCTTGTTTCGGGCCACACACAGGTAGTCCCCATCATCTTTCTCTGTCATGGCCTGGATGGCCAGAGAACCATTGGTGAACACCTTTATCCTGGGGTCGAAGCTGAAAACCCACCCAACAAAAACAAGTTGTTATTGTTTATGAATAACAGTATTTCCTGCTGTTAATAGCAACCATTTTAGGTCTTCCTTTGATGGTTTTTCAGCTAACCTTTAGGGAATAGAAAATGTGCCCCTGTATGATTTCACAGTAAATCTTCTCATAACATCTGATGATGATAGTTGATATAcaatgtcttcagaaagtattcataccccttcacttattccacattttgttgtgttacagcctgaattcaaaattgcttaaatatatttttttcactcatctacacacaataccccataatgacaaagtgaaaacatgtttagacatttttgctaatatattgaaaatacattacataaatatctcatttacataagtactcacactcttgagtcaatacatgttagaatcacctttggcagcgattacagctgtgagtctttctgggtaaatcactaagagctttgcacacctggattatataatatttgcacattattattgaaagaattcttcaagcttggtcaagttgattgttgatcattgctagacagccattttcaagtcttgccatacattttcaagccgatttaagtcaaaactgtaactaggccactcaggaacattcaatgtcgtcttgttaagcaactccagtgtatatttggccttgtgttttaggttattgttctactgaaaggtgaatttgtcttccagtgtctgttggatagcagactgaaccaggctttcctctaggattttgcctgtggttagttatatatatattttttttatcataacttgaaaatatgatgagtggtgatgtgttgtattggatttgccccaaacataacactttgtattcaggacataaagttaatttctttgctatattttttgcagttttactttagtgccttattgcaaacaggatgcatgttttgtaacattttaattctgtacaggcttctttcttttcactctgtcatttaggttagtattgtggagtaactacaatgttgttgatccatcctcagttRtctcctatcacagccattaaactctaactattTTAAagacaccattggcctcatggtgaaattcctgagtggtttccttcctctccggcaggaaggacgcctgtatctttgtagtgaatgtgtgtattgatataccatccaaagtgtaattaataacttcaccatgctcaaagggatattcaatgtcattgttttttttaacccatctaccaataggtgcccttctttgcaaggcattggaaaacctccctggtctttgtgattgaatctgtgtttgaaattcactgctcgactgagggaacttacagataattctatgtgtggggtgcagagatgaggtagtcattcacaaatcacgttaaacactaatattgcacacagtccatgcatcttattatgtgacttgttaagcacatttttactcctgccataacaaaggggttgaatacttattgactcaagacatttcagcttttcatttttttaaatgaatgtgtcaagatttctaaaaacgtaattccacgttgacataatggggtatcgtgtgtaggccagtgacatagcATCTcaatttgaatccattttaaattcaggctgtaacagaacaaaatgtgtaaaaaggtcaaaggtataaatactttctgaaggcaccggaCATACCAGAGATGCCAGAAGATGCATACCTGTACTGGGAATCCACTAGTTTCTTAGAGGGGGTCCTCCAGACGATCCTGGGCTCTGGTTTTCCTGTGGCAATGCAGTCGAGCCTCAGAAGCGCCCCGTAGACCACGTCAGACCTCTGGGGAGACAAGGAGGTAATCCTGGCCTTGGTGGAGGATGGGAGTCTCAGTACGGTCAGAATGCTGGTTCTCCTGGAGGCTCCTACCGCATTACTGGCCACACACTCATATCTCCCCGCGTCGCCTTGGCCTAGCCCACGGACGTACAGGGTCCCGTTGGGGAAGACAAAGAAATTACGTCCGTTGACGAACTGCGAGGTGAGGAGCTGGACTCCGTCGGGCGTGGTCCAGCGCATGACGGGCGTAGGGGCTCCTTTGGCGGTGCAGTGGATGTAGGCCGTGCTGCCCTCGGGGAGGGACATGTTCTCATAGCGAGGTTGTTGGATGACTGGAGGCAAGGCTGCCACATGGAGACGGACAGAGACTGTATCGGCTCCCGCCACGCTGCTGCCGATACATTTATAGATCCCTCTGTCTGTGTAGCTGGCCTCGGTTATCCGGAGAGTACCGTTACTGAGGAGGTCCACGTGCTTAGGGCCAGACTGTGGGCCGGGCTGGGGGCCACTGGCTGGGTTGGCAGGGCCCGGGGCTGGGGGCGCAGCGAGGTGGACCCTGTCAGGCAGCACCCAGGTGACCCGGGGCATGGGATGTCCCTGTACCTGGCACTCCAGATCGATGCCGTCCCCGTGGTATACGGTAGCATCGCGGTAGCGCGGCTGGAGCACTCTGGGATGCTGGGCCAGGACCATCAGGGAGACCACCATCTTGTCCATGCCATACTGGTTCTGGACCATACAGAGGTACTGGCCtcggtcctggggctggctgttACGGATGATTAACGTGCCGTTGGGATGGACCTCGAACCTCTGGACCCGAGTGTTCTGGGCTACTGTCGCTCCTGCATGAATGAAAATAATGTGTGTTTCAAGACATCGAGCAGATTAAAACAATGCAGATAACAGATTATTTCTGCAACATGGTGTCTGTTGAAACGCATAAGAATGGAGCATAGCTTATATCATGACAAATAGGGTTCTCCTTTTCTGTTACATTAACAGGCTTACATACAGCTGTGTCGTTCTGTAACAGAGGGTGAAGGAGGATGTTCTATGAAGAGGGGAGAACAGAAAAAGAAGTACTGTTATACATACCAGTGGAGACTCTCGTCCAGGAGAGGAAAGGCTTGGGCTCCCCTACAGCCACACAGGGCAGCTGTGCATCCATCTCTGCATTCACTGTCACTGTCCGCACATCCACATTGGTGATCCGGGGCTTCCCTGTTACAACAGGTCCCGCTACGGAGGGTCTCTCACCACCTCCCGACACCCCACCTGATAACCCCTGTGTCTGGGTAGGGGTCTCTGTCCTCTGGCCCCCACTGGACGGACTCTGAGGCCTTGATGAAGACACTGATGAAGTCTGAGAAAAGCTCTTTGTGGCGGTGGAAGCGAGCGTGGTTGTGATGGTCGTCTGTTTGACCATctgggtgtttgtgtttgtgactgtCCTGTGCCTGTGGGGTGTTCtgggttctgtggtggttggttTAACACCYGTGACTGGATCAGGTCTGATGTCAGTTGACTCTAGTTTAGTAGTGGTGTGGGAGTCGGCTGGTGGTGGTTGTCTGTTGGGGTCAGATCTGGTGATTAGGATGGAGTCTCCTCTGTTGAGGATCGGGTTGTTTCTCTGGTCGGGTTGAGAGATGAGGACTCTCTCTATGTGACTGTCTGGGATGTGGTTGGAGTTGGAGGGAACCTCCACTGTTCTGGATGAAGGTTGGGTCCTGACCCTAGTGGATGGAGTGTTTAGTACAGGGATCTGAGGCCTCACCCTAGAGGGGAAAACTATGGATGTCCTAACTGATGTGGAGGTGACAGGTGACATAGTGGGAGAAACATCCTTTGTTGTAGTAGCAGCAAcagaaactgcaacattttccacTGGTGTTTGGTCTTTGCCTGTGGTGGAAGTGCTTTCTCTGATGTTATAGTGCCCATCAAAGGTTGTTCTGGGCTTAACAGTGGCTGTTTTATCGGGACCAGATCCGCGATGAGAGCTTTCAGATGTCACCGGCCTTTCAGCGGTGCTAACCCGAGCCTTCTCATGTTCTGCCTCCTCATGGAAGGACTCTTTTGTCGAGGCACCCGGGGCGTGTGTTGGGGCGTGTGTTGGGGCGTGTGTTGTGCCGTGTGCGCTGGTTATTTCATGCCGGATGGACGGAGACGCGCTGTCAATCTCTTTGACCGGCGCTTTTTTAACCTCAGTCGTACCTGTTGTATATCGATAGTCTGGTGTGTCGAGCTGTCCATCTGCTGGCACTCCCGGGCGAGTGTTGCGATTCTCCGGGGACTTGTCAGGACTTGGAACAGggtgaaggtctacagtagcgcTGCCTCCCCTTTGTGTTGTCTCGGTTGGTTTAACTGTAGGACGGGGGATGCTTGTAAAATTCCCCTGACGGGCTGTCGTGTGCACAACCGAGTGCTCTGGAACTGGGCTCTGAGTGTTCGGAGTCTGAGAGGCTCTTTCTGGGGCTGTTCTGTGATGGCTGCTCTGggatgtttgtttatgtgtttctGTTAAAGAGGTTGTAGGAGACGCCGGTGGGGCTGTTGTGCTCCCAAACAGTGGTTTGGCGTGTGGTGAAAGGGTGTCCTTTGTCTCGGAGCGAGTTGTAGGTGAGGGGTCAATCCTGTCTTCGTATAAAGAGACTACTGTGTTCCCTTCGTGACTCACTCTGCCTGATGACGTCGTTTGGCTGCCCGTCGATGGAACTGCGGTATTAAACCTGTCCGTCATGCTTTTGGCATTGTCGAACGCTTCTATTTTAATCCATGTGGCAGTGGTTGCCTTGGTAGTTGTTGGGAGCGCGTCCTTAGGCGTGGCTGCGGTTGTAAAATCACTTCTCAACGGATTATTAGGCTTTGGCTTCTTTCTGCCCGTATTGGGCCGTCTTCTCCTGCCCCCACCCCCGTTCCTCCTCCTGGAGTTCTGGTTTCTGAGTCGAGTAGCCACCTCACCTGGAGTTTCCTTCCTCATATACACAGCTGAAGTGAGCTCGGTTGTGGGAGAGGGTGTGCTGAGTGGAAGATGGGTTATATTAGACCTTGTATGCTGCTTTagctgagtaggtgtgtctagtTTAGCAGTTGTGCTCTGAGTCTCAGTGAGAGAGTGGTCaaattcatctctctctgtttccgaTTCAGAGTACCCTCTAACTGTGGTGGTGGTGAGTGATGGGTCAAGTTCAGCTCTGTCTAAATATGCGTCACTTCCTTCATTAAAGCTGCTATCAACACTGGGTCCGTTAGCGTCTTTCTCCCCCTGATTATCCTCAGACGTGGGTGAGATATCAGACTCTGTAGCCGCAACATCTGTAGTCAAAGCGGTGGTGGTGGTGCTTTGATTTTCTCCTTGTAAAGAATCGTTGTACGAAGAACTGGTCAAGACGTTCACATGCAGCTGACCCAGggtctgggagtgtgtgtgtgtgactgtatgcctgccttgcgtctctgtgtgtgtgacagtgttacTGAGCTGCTGGGGAACAGATGTGACAGGCTCTGTGACCGGCTGCGTGAAAAGTGCATGATTTGTGGCTGTATCCACATCTGAGTCTGTAGTGTAAGTAGTGTGTCGAGTGGGTATATGCGGTATAGTAGTGGGTGTGTatagctcctcctcctcttcctcatgtaGGTCGTCTGTTGATCCCTCTATGTTGTAAGGAGACTCTGTCTGCTTAGCGCTAGCTGTTGTTGTTGACTCCTGCTTCTTCTTTGTGGTGAGGTGAGTTGAGCTGGGTGTTATGTTAGTGTTACCCTGTCCGTTCTTGTCACGGATTTTGGCCAAAATGTCCGCCCACTTCTCCGGGTCTATATTTTTGTTTGCCACGTTAATCCTCCTCCTCGTCCCCACTGTGTTTTTCTTGTCTTCATCATTTGTCCCTGTCGTGGTTGGTTTTCTAGGTACAGCAGGTCGCCTCCATGTGTTTCTAAATGGATGACCACCACCCCTGTTTGAACTTTGACCTCTCCTCCGATTCATTAGCCCCACACGGCTcgggaatgaggaggaggagaaagatgagGAGGAAGGCGAGGAGGGGACTTCCTCCTGTGTGTCGTCATTGTCCCCTGATGCCTCCTCAGTGTCCCCCATGGGGGCTTTGACCCTGGTGTTGACCCCTGAAGCAGACTGTGGCCTCATTCTCCTCAGTGGTCGTATCTCTGCCCCTAACTGTCTGGTGAGAGTCACCTTAGTCGCCAGGGAATACACACCATGCTGGTTCATGGCCACACACTTATAATATCCACTGTCTGTCAGTCGACTCTCTGGGACTCTCAGAGTTCCGTTGGAATACACCAGCGCTCTAGAAGAGTTGGCTCTGTGACTCACTATGCTGCTGTCAGGAAGGATCCAGTTAATCTCAGGGTCAGGAGAGCCAGACACGACACAGTTTAGAGTGAGAGGGACACCGGTGAACCCCTCTACGAGGGTAGGCGCCGTCTCATCCCCTCCAAGAGGGGGAGGACTGGAGGACTCCTCGACCGTCAGGCGGAAAGGGAGGACACTGAGGTCGTCAGAGACCTGGGCGATACAGTAATATATCCCRGAGTCTGAGTGTCCTACAGCTTTAATATCCAACCTYCCGGTGCTCYACACTGACACCCTGTTGTCTGGGCTGCTGTACGGTGCCTCCAGCTGGGTCCCGTCTGGCAGCATCCAGCGAACCACRGTGTCTCCTGAGCTCAACACGTTACAGTCRATTACAGCAGSGCTGCCCACTACAACACTCAGCYRCGTCCTGGTAGRGTTTGTGTTCTCTATCATGACCCATGTCCTYCGMTGTCTGCGCTCCAGCTCAGGCTCCACGGTCTGTGTGAGGTGGGTGCTGAGGATCAGCTTGACGCTCTTCCCAGTGGACTGGGGCCTGTTCAGCTGCAGGTCCACAGAGCTCTGCATCAGCCAGGATGGTTGAGCTACCATGTTAGCCTTAACCCCTGTGTAGTACAATGCGTCTCTCTCCAGGTCCTGCCTGTACCTGGAGATCAAGAAGTTTGAGTTTattagaaaaaaaacacataacataAAACATAACATAGCAGTATGAAATTAGATGCTCTATATCACGTATTGAACTCAAGGCCCATTCAATCCAGCCTGCGGGTGGtttgattattattaatatatacaataccagtcaaaagtttgggcacacctactaatttttctttatttttactattttctacactggaaaataatagtgaagacctcaaaactatgaaataacacatatggaatcatgtagtaaccaaaaaagtgttaaacaaatcaaaatatattttacatttgagattctttaaagtagccaccctttgccttgatgacagctttgcacactcttggcattctctcaaccagcttcacatggaatgcttatccaacagtcttgaaggagttcccacatatgctgagcacttcttggctgcttttccttcactctgcggtacaactcatcccaaaccatctcagttgggttgaggtcgggtgattgtggaggccaggtcatctgatgaagcactccatcactctccttcttggtcaaatagcccttacacagcctggaggtgtgttttgggtcattgtcttgttgaaaaaaaaAWGATCCccctaagtgcaaaccagatgggatggcgtatcactgcagaatgctgtggtagacatgctggttaagtgtgtcttgaactCTAAtcaatcaccgacagtgtcaccagcaaagcaccatcacacctcctcctccatgcttcacggtgggaaccacacatgtggagatcatccgttcacctactctgcgtctcacaaagacacggcggttggaacccaaaaaatttgggctcatcagaccaaaggacagatttccaccggtctaatgtccattgcttgtgtttcttgtcccaagcaagtctcttcttcttattggtgtcctttagaagtggtttatttgcagcaattcaaccatgaaggcctgattcacgcagtctcctctgaacagttgatgttgagatgtgtctgttacttgaactctgtgaagcatttatttgggctgcaatttctgaggctggtaactcaaatgaacttatcctctgcagcagaggtaactctgggtctttctttcctgtggcggtcctcatgagagccagtttcatcatagcgcttgatgatttttgcgactgcacttgaagaaactttaaaagttctRGaaattttccaaattgactgaccttaatgtcttaaagtaatgatggactgtcgtttctcttgcctatttgagctgttcttgttatAATATGGGCTCTGTCTTTTActaaattgtcacaccctgacctgtttcacctgtccttgtcattgtctccaccccccacgaggtgtcgcccatcttctccattatcccctgtgtatttatacctgtgttctctgtttgtccgttgccagttcgtcttgtttgtcaagtcaaccagtgtttttgttctcagctcctgctttccccagtctctcttttctcaccctcctggttttgacccttgcctgtcttgactctgagcccacctgcctgaccactctgcctgcccctgaccgccgacctgtacctttgccctacctctggattattgacctctgcctaccctgaccctgagcctgccgtctgtccggtaccgttgcccaacctctggtttactgacccctgcctgccttgacttgtctattgcctgcccctgttggattattaaaccattgttaattcaacatgtttgcatctgggtcttaccttgattcatgatacaaatagggctatcttctgtataccacccataccttgtcacaacacaactgcctgccttgacctgtctattgcctgcccctgttggattattaaaccattgctcaaacacattaagaaggaaagaaattacacaaattaacttttaacaagggacacttgttaattgaaatgcattccaggtgactacctcatgaagctggttgaaagaatgccaagagtgtgcaaagctgtcatcaaggcaaagggcaccaaagaacatggctgacgttttaaaTTCTCccgaccaattgtgctatttaattttaaaaaattgcgttttgtgtaacttattttttcacttattgtgtacataatgttactgctaccgtctcttatgaccgaaaataacttctggacatcagaaaagggattactcaccatggactggaagaaactttttcctaaAACGAGTCRgacgagaaggatatcctgctttcactggaacaggtccagatccacgccttttgtYtgaagaaaagacgccggaaaaggggacgcagatcggggatccttctgagaattcggaggccagcgagtaaactcccaatgccttccattcttcttgctaacgtgcaatcattggaaaattgatgacctactattaagattatccctccaacgggacattaaaaactgtaacatcttatgtatcaccgagacgtggctgaacgaagatacggacaatatagagctagcgggattttccatgcaccagcagaacagagacgctacctctggtaagacgaggggtgggggtgtgtgtctttttgtcaataacagctggtgcgcYatgtctaatattaaagaagtctcgaggtattgctRacctgaggtagagtaccttatgataatcTGCAGACCACATTATRgaccaagagagttctcatctgtattattcgtagctgtctatttaccaccacaaaacgaagctggcactaagaccgKTCTCagccaactctataaggccataagcaaagaagaaaatgctcacccagaagcggcgctcctagtggccggggactttaatgcaggcaaacttaaatcagttttaccacattttttaccagcatgtcacatgtgcaaccaggggggaaaaaatcctagaccacctttactccacacacagagatgcatacaaagctctccccaccctccatttggcaaatctgaccagtattctatcctcctgattcctgctaacaagcaaaaactaaagcaggaagtacccgtgactcGCTCAATGCGYAAGtgatcagatgacgcggatgctacactacaggactgttttgctagcacagactggaatatgttccgagattcatccaatggcattgaggaatacaccacctcagtcatcggcttcatcaataagtgcatcgatgaRgtcgtccccacagtgactgtacgtacatatcccaaccagaagccatggattacaggcaacatccacatcgagctaaaggctagagctgccgctttcaaggagctggagactaatccggatgcttataataaattccgctatgccctcagacgaaccatcaaacaagcaaagcgtcaatacaggattaagattgaatcctactacaccggctctgaagctcgtcgaatgtggcagggcttgaaaactattacggactacagagggaaacccagacacgagctgcccagtgacgcgagcctaccagacgagctaaatgccttttatgcctcgctttcgaggcaagcaacactgagcatgcacgagagcaccagctgttctggatgactgtgtgacaACGCTCTTGGtggccgatgtgaacaaaacctttaaacaggtcaacattcacaaagcctctgggccagacggattaccaggacatgtactcaaagcatgcgcggctcaactgtcaagtgtcttcattgacattttcaacctctccctgaccgagtctgtaatacctacatgtttcaagcagaccaccatagtccctatgcccaaagAAGCGAAGGtaatccaaacttccgaatactgccccctagcccgaagaagttaaggatcagcatggtagacgtgttgttgcctactcttaccacctgggggcggcccgtaaggaagtccaggatccagttgcagaggaaggtgtttagtcccagagtccttagtgatgagctttgtgggcactatggtgttgaacgctgagctgtagtcaatgaacagcattctcacatgggtgttccttttgtccaggtgagaaagggcagtgtggcgtgcgattgcgattgcatcatttatggatctgttggggcggtatgcaaattggagtgagtccagttaacactggggcccctcaggggtgtatacttagtcccctcctgtatttcctgttaacccacgactgcgtggccaaacacgactccaacaccatcattaagtttgctgacgacacaacagtggtaggccggaTCACCGACAATTATGAGACGacctatagggatgaggtcagagaactggcagtgtggtgccaggacaacaacctctccctcaatgtgagcaagacaaaggagctgattgtggactacaggaaaaggcgggccgaacaggcccccattaacatcgacagggttGTAGTGGAGTGAGTCGagatttcaagttccttggtgtccacatcaccaacaaactatcatggtccaaacataccaagacagttgtgaagagcaCACGACaaaacgacacaacagtggtttggcatgggtccccagatcctcaaaaggttctacagctacaccatcgagagtatcctgaccggttgcatcaccgcctagtatggcaactgctcggcatctgaccataagacgctacagagggtagtgcgaacggcccagtacatcactggggccaagctgtcTGCCATCAAGTACCTATATAATAGGCYgtgtcagaggaaagcccataaaattgtcagagactccagtcacccaagttatagtctgttttctctgctaccgcacggcaaggtgtaccggagcgccaagtctaggattagactgctg from Salvelinus sp. IW2-2015 linkage group LG27, ASM291031v2, whole genome shotgun sequence includes the following:
- the LOC111953569 gene encoding matrix-remodeling-associated protein 5: MDAQLKMARPAAFILILSMLMAPVTSLPCPRQCTCPQATEVHCTFRSLLTVPAGIPRQVERMNLGFNTINHVTQTSLSGLRKLELLMMHGNDLYNIPNGAFRDLMSLQMLKMSYNKLKEINRHTLQGLWSLTRLHLDHNHLEFIHPDTFQGLTSLRLLQLEGNRLQQLHPSTFSTFSMMGHFHLSTLRHLYLSENRLTSLPQELLGGMPQLENLFLHGNPWTCDCRMKWFADWDKNSPGVLKCKKDRAYPGGQLCLMCYSPKNLRMKEVLGLDTLXCSSPVITSPDXPTXXEDTETXVMTLEEFKGXLGNITXGLTDDHGNKVDLECSVGEPRGESSKVSWEQVNPLQLASNVSISVDLGCPINRDNYERLWRLIAYYSDTPAHLQREIMLTKEPVPSYRYRQDLERDALYYTGVKANMVAQPSWLMQSSVDLQLNRPQSTGKSVKLILSTHLTQTVEPELERRXRRTWVMIENTNXTRTXLSVVVGSXAVIDCNVLSSGDTVVRWMLPDGTQLEAPYSSPDNRVSVXSTGRLDIKAVGHSDSGIYYCIAQVSDDLSVLPFRLTVEESSSPPPLGGDETAPTLVEGFTGVPLTLNCVVSGSPDPEINWILPDSSIVSHRANSSRALVYSNGTLRVPESRLTDSGYYKCVAMNQHGVYSLATKVTLTRQLGAEIRPLRRMRPQSASGVNTRVKAPMGDTEEASGDNDDTQEEVPSSPSSSSFSSSSFPSRVGLMNRRRGQSSNRGGGHPFRNTWRRPAVPRKPTTTGTNDEDKKNTVGTRRRINVANKNIDPEKWADILAKIRDKNGQGNTNITPSSTHLTTKKKQESTTTASAKQTESPYNIEGSTDDLHEEEEEELYTPTTIPHIPTRHTTYTTDSDVDTATNHALFTQPVTEPVTSVPQQLSNTVTHTETQGRHTVTHTHSQTLGQLHVNVLTSSSYNDSLQGENQSTTTTALTTDVAATESDISPTSEDNQGEKDANGPSVDSSFNEGSDAYLDRAELDPSLTTTTVRGYSESETERDEFDHSLTETQSTTAKLDTPTQLKQHTRSNITHLPLSTPSPTTELTSAVYMRKETPGEVATRLRNQNSRRRNGGGGRRRRPNTGRKKPKPNNPLRSDFTTAATPKDALPTTTKATTATWIKIEAFDNAKSMTDRFNTAVPSTGSQTTSSGRVSHEGNTVVSLYEDRIDPSPTTRSETKDTLSPHAKPLFGSTTAPPASPTTSLTETHKQTSQSSHHRTAPERASQTPNTQSPVPEHSVVHTTARQGNFTSIPRPTVKPTETTQRGGSATVDLHPVPSPDKSPENRNTRPGVPADGQLDTPDYRYTTGTTEVKKAPVKEIDSASPSIRHEITSAHGTTHAPTHAPTHAPGASTKESFHEEAEHEKARVSTAERPVTSESSHRGSGPDKTATVKPRTTFDGHYNIRESTSTTGKDQTPVENVAVSVAATTTKDVSPTMSPVTSTSVRTSIVFPSRVRPQIPVLNTPSTRVRTQPSSRTVEVPSNSNHIPDSHIERVLISQPDQRNNPILNRGDSILITRSDPNRQPPPADSHTTTKLESTDIRPDPVTGVKPTTTEPRTPHRHRTVTNTNTQMVKQTTITTTLASTATKSFSQTSSVSSSRPQSPSSGGQRTETPTQTQGLSGGVSGGGERPSVAGPVVTGKPRITNVDVRTVTVNAEMDAQLPCVAVGEPKPFLSWTRVSTGATVAQNTRVQRFEVHPNGTLIIRNSQPQDRGQYLCMVQNQYGMDKMVVSLMVLAQHPRVLQPRYRDATVYHGDGIDLECQVQGHPMPRVTWVLPDRVHLAAPPAPGPANPASGPQPGPQSGPKHVDLLSNGTLRITEASYTDRGIYKCIGSSVAGADTVSVRLHVAALPPVIQQPRYENMSLPEGSTAYIHCTAKGAPTPVMRWTTPDGVQLLTSQFVNGRNFFVFPNGTLYVRGLGQGDAGRYECVASNAVGASRRTSILTVLRLPSSTKARITSLSPQRSDVVYGALLRLDCIATGKPEPRIVWRTPSKKLVDSQYSFDPRIKVFTNGSLAIQAMTEKDDGDYLCVARNKMGDDYMLLRVNVLTKPAKIEQKQLLASQKVMYGGDLKVDCIASGLPNPEIRWALPDGTMINTLKQTDSRVRGGRTRRYVVFDNGTLYANDVGMREEGDYTCYAENQIGKDEMKVHVKVVADPPIIRDKTQSPEVIRVLYGETVSLKCSVKGEPTPVITWLSPTNRAIASSPTKYQVHNDGTLVVKKAQRFDAGNYTCTARNSAGQDRKVTRVEVFVTPPTINGLRGMVNTIRVTAIRDQRTMLACEAVGTPIPRVMWVLPENVILPVPYYGSRMXVHRNGTLDIRSPKGTDSAQLACIARNEGGEARLMVHLEVKEMVERPQLRGPKTESLSLTVGSTMTLNCSFEGGPAPPTVTWILPNGSPLMRGAQFSKFFHRPDGSLVITNPAVSESGMYRCLARNVAGLVERTITLAPERKPEINNRYNSPISIMNGESLQLHCLSTGDPLRLTWTLPSGVVLGRPQRAGRYAVLANGTLAIQQASVYDRGSYVCRAANEYGSALLSVPVIVIAYLPRITNGPPPVMYARRGVAVQLNCVATGIPRAEIAWETPDRTRLAVSAQPRLFGNKYLHPQGSLIIQNPTQRDQGFYKCTARNAIGVDTKATYLHVF